The Oncorhynchus tshawytscha isolate Ot180627B linkage group LG20, Otsh_v2.0, whole genome shotgun sequence genome has a window encoding:
- the LOC112219715 gene encoding mucin-2 isoform X4, which translates to MLRRSRISVRPNVRPAGRGPASSQDTPPSQEAPAAVSQASEDLPQAGGQCVKDTTTTAVLEASTESTTPREDGKDPNGEASSSTPSAGLQRRKRFSVMPNLAKPRVAATPALTRSSPRTPKSPVRAGTETPAPTPEAPEAPRQTDSGPPQGMRSPRRRPSGGSRQAKGQPKPSPLSPASPGPTTTSLGNVAVENSSSSQQTPQAAGKGSIQSDLLKKTPIIKVPSTPLEMVPSSSLPDKEGISVSERAKTLVARSVSGGLTGLAPGKSRLSRFLNDPTDLQRLAKARKLRELLRQEMNKEKKRSKAKVCVSEYTLDPSKMTMRDLIYYLPDTNPMTSYLVEEQRENETVLPLTPPREESPERPPTPEVPAEIASQGDEDEDEDDDGVMVPRVKVAEDGSLIIDEESLTVEVLRQKGPNPADDRDPIFERGSTTTYSSFRKGTHVKPWSNKETDMFFLAISMVGTDFSMIGQLFPHRGRTEIKNKFKKEERANSWRIDKAFKEKRRLDHEFFTSLLEKILAAEAKRNKNKSPTEKIRIKKKIRQKEKNAAKQLSDVEEEGLDAEMDTEEVEGEKENENVSNEGTTLSSAPTPKRKRKSRDGGGESSPEEAKDGKKKKIDLITSDQEEAGLPEDSEAGPPESSKQAEGPVEAAKGPVVIKPAQLSRGRSQRPLPNLGRKWGQRGPEPNTKPNVKDGATPTEEENTEEGLSEEQVDKDASPSVSQKEEKKAGKLSSSEGEEEEASDKPIKPTRYGRLPKKTQLLNYPAKEDGDSPSDSAPTPASDGSPSTMPKSKPATRRAKIKPGPALPGRMGQSDSAPTPASDGSPSTMPKSKPATRRAKIKPGPALPGRMGQSTARKSKLVTLRASQSEDEDEDEEEGAWREEAQAEEDTHNPTSPEKENQAPAFIPMSLRSPQPVATEVEETMEEDVIDFLSPDNMEVSEESYNEAARTLLAIGNLTHLSQAAEAFTAGADDIITEERSNEDQLYQMTPQPTDQLQTSTIPSESLRVTEASQIADDSVPVASSTTASVPVTTTTASIPGSKITASVIITMATASVPVTTTTSSPPVNLTTTASIRVTTSTASVPVPQSSDTPTLETPPIEEGPLRQMEGTDIGHASKMESGSEVSEGSEQQTTSQTRRSHFPKVKPNLGRAARTTQPKQTTTTLSEPPQTTTTLSEPPQTTTTLSEPPQTTTTLSEPPLEPMLNITTTPEPQPTMHITIEPPLPSESINTESETQPKQRTTTHSKSQPTTTHSMHQPTTNIIPHSEPPPIKKTRIAYSKPQPTLNTTTNTLSKQQSTQSTTILSQPQPTSSLEQPGPVTLRPIVPESPLRSSGEVKGHDGRKGNTSSSLSAGGSQSGTSDSDQPKQTGPVTRRARLPKPKPNLGLTAKAATRSAVQLPESRPSPEVQTPEEADEVPMEIQQIHQVVPLSDIIDTTQEEIQQIHQVIPHPPIEEGPLRQREGTDIGHASQVESGSEVSEGSEQQTTSQTRRSHFPKVKPNLGRAARTTQPKQTTTTLSEPPLDSMLNIITTSEPQPTMHITIEPPLPSESINTESETQPKQRTTTHSKSQPTTNIIPHSGPQPIQRTRVAHSKPQPALNTTTQSEPPQPTLNSPTNTLSKQQSTQSTTILSQPQPTSSLEQPGPVTLRPIVPESPLRSSGEVKGHDGSKENSSSSLSAGGSQSGTSDSDQPKQTGPPTRRARLPKPKPNLGLTAKATTRSAVQVPERRPRPEVQTPEEADEVPMEIQQIHQVSPLCDIIDTTQEEIQQIHQVIPHPTIEEGPLRQREGTDIGHASQVESGSEVSEGSEQQTTSQTRRSHFPKVKPNLGRAARTTQPKQTTTTLSEPPQTTTTLSEPPQTTTTLSEPQPIQRTRVAHSKPQPALNTTTQSEPPQPTLNSPTNTLSKQQSTQSTTILSQPQPTSSLEQPGPVTLRPIVPESPLRSSGEVKGHDGRKGNTSSSLSAGGSQSGTSNSDEPKLTGPPTRRARLPKPKPNLGLTAKAATHSAVQVPESRPRPEVQTPEEADEVPMEIQQIHQVFPLCDIIDTTQEEIQQIHQVIPHPTIEEGPLRQREGTDIGHASQVESGSEVSEGSEQQTTSQTRRSHFPKVKPNLGRAARTTQPKQTTTTLSEPPQTTTTLSEPQPIQRTRVAHSKPQPALNTTTQSEPPQPTLNSPTNTLSKQQSTQSTTILSQPQPTSSLEQPGPVTLRPIVPESPLRSSGEVEGHDGSKENSSSSLSAGGSQSGTSDSDQPKQTGPPTRRARLPKPKPNLGLTAKAATRSAVQLPESRPSPEVQTPEEADEVPMEIQQIHQVSPLCDIIDTTQEEMEQIHQVIPLTDVIDSTQGDISLFTEGSFFSQQSDAVFIQHSETSVSTAPLDQAQSDPDEPIFILSLTEIPVLPAGEENGCTSQTLSEPFFFLPDAGAQLQQSSDIVAPGGSLEKGNAGVLCEVPEPMSVDEVLPQPSYTSIKEVESGSTAGPVGVCASAKPSEDSMADAETSEDTHPPSKKRKAPERARRDKLQVRPNTAVREQTSCSAPAKEAVSPITPDQTPSLTTTTLDTYHLPASSPLAQPGPSVTGTASQQGTVGCFDHTETEHTPTGGEDNSSGAESQAARQITPLAMSGPLSRPGRRPRGFLSFMSNKNASPVAAPPRGTRAAARRPQVNTTRPGGKRAAPAPSTTTRTMPSPPIMHYTTTPTRATRTTTKPDFSARVTQEKPSDALALHSDPEPSTSLCTTATESSQVPAAQSSASPCVDSGSADEEPINVSQYFFSDIFTEVEENEG; encoded by the exons ATGCTTCGCAGATCCAGGATCAGTGTTCGTCCGAACGTCAGGCCAGCAGGCAGAGGGCCAGCCTCCTCCCAGGACACTCCACCTTCCCAGGAGGCTCCAGCTGCAGTCTCCCAGGCCTCCGAGGACCTTCCCCAGGCAGGGGGCCAGTGCGTGAAGGACACCACCACAACTGCAGTGCTAGAAGCCTCCACAGAGTCCACCACACCCAGAGA GGATGGAAAAGACCCAAATGGCGAGGCTTCCAGCAGCACCCCCTCTGCCGGTCTTCAAAGGAGGAAGCGGTTCTCTGTCATGCCAAACCTTGCCAAACCCCGGGTGGCTGCCACCCCAGCCCTCACCCGCTCCTCCCCCAGGACCCCCAAGTCCCCTGTGAGAGCGGGCACTGAGACTCCAGCTCCAACCCCTGAGGCTCCAGAggcccccagacagacagattctGGACCCCCACAGGGCATGAGATCCCCAAGGCGGAGGCCCTCTGGAGGTAGTAGGCAGGCCAAAGGACAGCCCAAACCCAGTCCACTGTCCCCAGCTTCCCCAGGCCCTACAACAACCTCTCTGGGGAATGTGGCAGTGGAGAACTCATCCTCGTCACAACAGACCCCGCAGGCAGCAGGCAAAGGCAGCATCCAATCAGATCTCCTGAAAAAAACACCAATCATTAAAGTTCCATCCACTCCGTTAGAGATGGTCCCATCGTCCTCCCTTCCAGACAAAGAGGGTATCTCAGTATCAGAGAGAGCTAAGACTCTGGTTGCCAGGTCTGTGTCTGGTGGGCTCACCGGGCTGGCACCTGGGAAGTCCAGGCTTAGCAGGTTCCTGAATGACCCAACAGACCTACAGAGGCTGGCTAAGGCCCGGAAGCTCAGAGAGCTGCTGAGACAGGAGATGAACAAGGAGAAG AAACGGAGCAAAGCCAAGGTGTGTGTGAGCGAATACACACTAGATCCCTCTAAAATGACCATGAGAGATCTCATCTACTACCTGCCTGATACCAACCCCATGAC GTCTTATCTggtagaggaacagagggagaatgaGACTGTCCTCCCACTCACCCCACCAAGAGAAGA GTCACCTGAAAGACCCCCAACACCGGAGGTCCCAGCTGAGATAGCCAGCCAGGGAGATGAAGATGAAGATGAGGATGACGATGGGGTGATGGTCCCGCGGGTGAAGGTGGCAGAAGACGGCTCTCTGATCATCGATGAGGAGAG TTTGACGGTAGAGGTCTTGAGGCAGAAAGGGCCCAACCCAGCTGATGATAGAGACCCCATCTTTGAGCGTGGCTCCACAACCACCTACTCGAGCTTCAGGAAGGGGACACACGTCAAGCCCTGGTCCAACAAAG AGACGGACATGTTCTTCCTGGCCATCAGTATGGTGGGAACAGACTTCTCCATGATTGGACAGCTGTTCCCTCACCGCGGTCGCACCGAGATCAAG AACAAGttcaagaaagaggagagagcaaacagctggaggataGACAAGGCCTTCA aggAGAAACGCAGGCTGGACCATGAGTTCTTCACTAGTCTCCTGGAGAAGATCTTGGCTGCAGAGGCAAAGAGGAACAAAAATAAGTCCCCCACAGAGAAGATACGCATCAAGAAAAAAATCAGACAGAAAG AAAAGAATGCAGCGAAGCAGCTGAGCgacgtggaggaggaggggttagacgCGGAGATGGAcacagaggaggtggagggagagaaggagaacgaGAACGTCTCTAACGAAGGGACCACGCTTTCTTCCGCTCCCACGCCTAAGAGAAAACGCAAAAGTAGGGATGGTGGAGGAGAGTCCTCTCCTGAAGAAGCAAAGGATGGAAAGAAAAAGAAGATTGACCTAATAACAAGCGATCAAG AAGAGGCTGGCCTACCTGAAGATTCTGAGGCAGGGCCTCCAGAGAG TTCAAAGCAGGCAGAAGGGCCTGTGGAAGCAGCCAAGGGACCTGTGGTGATCAAACCAGCTCAGTTGTCCCGTGGCCGATCCCAGAGACCTCTTCCTAACCTGGGTAGGAAGTGGGGCCAGAGGGGCCCCGAGCCCAATACCAAGCCTAACGTTAAAGATGGGGCCACACctacagaggaggagaacactgAAGAAGGGCTGTCTGAAGAACAG GTAGATAAAGATGCTTCCCCTTCAGTCAGTcaaaaggaggagaagaaagctGGTAAACTCTCTTCatctgagggagaggaggaagaagccAGCGATAAACCCATCAAACCCACCAG GTACGGCAGATTACCCAAAAAGACACAGCTCTTGAATTACCCTGCAAAGGAGGATGGGGACTCGCCCTCAGACTCTGCCCCCACTCCCGCCTCAGACGGATCCCCCTCCACCATGCCAAAATCCAAACCAGCTACCAGGAGGGCCAAAATCAAACCTGGCCCAGCCCTGCCAGGTAGGATGGGCCAATCAGACTCTGCCCCCACTCCCGCCTCAGACGGATCCCCCTCCACCATGCCCAAATCCAAACCAGCTACCAGGAGGGCCAAAATCAAACCTGGCCCAGCCCTGCCAGGTAGGATGGGCCAATCAACGGCTAGGAAATCCAAGCTGGTCACCCTCAGGGCGTCCCAGTCTGAAGATGAGGATGAAGATGAGGAAGAAGGAGCATGGAGAGAGGAGGCGCAGGCCGAGGAGGACACCCACAATCCCACAAGCCCAGAGAAGGAGAATCAGGCACCTGCGTTCATCCCCATGAGCCTTCGCTCGCCACAACCTGTCGCCACAGAGGTTGAGGAGACCATGGAGGAG GATGTGATAGACTTCCTGTCTCCAGATAACATGGAAG TATCTGAGGAGAGCTACAACGAGGCAGCTAGAACCCTTCTGGCCATCGGCAACCTCACCCACCTGTCTCAGGCGGCTGAGGCCTTCACTGCCGGAGCAGATGATATCATCACAGAAGAACGTTCCAATGAGGACCAACTGTACCAGATGACACCACAGCCCACTGACCAATTACAAACTAGCACCATTCCTTCTGAATCTCTTAGGGTCACTGAGGCATCACAAATCGCTGATGATTCTGTACCTGTTGCCTCGTCAACaacagcctctgtccctgtcacCACGACAACAGCTTCTATCCCAGGCTCCAAAATAACAGCCTCTGTCATAATTACCATGGCAACAGCCTCAGTTCCAGTCACCACGACAacatcctctcctccagtcaacttgacaacaACGGCCTCTATCCGAGTCACCACATCAACGGCATCTGTCCCAGTGCCTCAGAGCAGTGATACGCCCACTCTAGAAACTCCACCCATAGAGGAGGGGCCTCTCAGACAGATGGAGGGGACTGATATTGGACACGCCTCCAAGATGGAATCAGGTTCTGAAGTGTCAGAGGGCTCAGAGCAACAGACAACCTCACAGACCAGGAGGAGCCACTTCCCTAAGGTCAAACCCAACCTGGGACGGGCTGCCAGGACCACACAACCCAAACAGACGACCACTACACTGTCAGAACCACCACAGACTACCACCACACTGTCAGAACCACCACAGACTACCACCACACTGTCAGAACCACCACAGACTACCACCACACTCTCTGAACCACCACTTGAGCCTATGCTGAATATCACCACAACCCCAGAACCACAGCCTACCATGCATATTACCATAGAACCACCACTGCCTTCTGAGAGTATTAACACAGAGTCAGAAACACAGCCCAAACAGAGAACTACCACACACTCAAAATCACaacccaccaccacacactcCATGCACCAGCCCACCACAAATATTATCCCACACTCAGAACCACCGCCCATTAAGAAAACCAGAATAGCGTATTCAAAACCACAGCCTACATTGAAtaccaccacaaacacactctcaaaaCAACAATCCACACAGAGTACCACCATACTCTCACAACCACAGCCCACTTCAAGCCTTGAGCAGCCAGGTCCAGTTACACTCAGACCCATagtcccagagtcacctctgagGTCATCAGGAGAGGTGAAAGGTCACGATGGGCGTAAGGGAAATACTTCCTCTTCCCTCAGTGCTGGAGGGTCCCAGTCAGGGACATCAGACTCAGACCAGCCCAAACAGACAGGACCTGTAACCCGTAGGGCCCGTTTACCTAAACCCAAACCCAACTTGGGTCTCACCGCCAAAGCCGCTACGCGCTCTGCAGTCCAATTACCAGAAAGCAGGCCAAGCCCTGAAGTCCAGACACCAGAGGAAGCTGATGAGGTTCCCATGGAAATACAACAGATCCACCAAGTCGTCCCCCTTTCTGACATCATCGATACCACCCAG GAGGAAATACAACAGATTCATCAAGTCATCCCTCATCCACCCATAGAGGAGGGGCCtctcagacagagggaggggactgATATTGGACACGCCTCTCAGGTGGAATCAGGTTCTGAAGTGTCAGAGGGCTCAGAGCAACAGACAACCTCACAGACCAGGAGGAGCCACTTCCCTAAGGTCAAACCCAACCTGGGACGGGCTGCCAGGACCACACAACCCAAACAGACGACCACTACACTGTCAGAACCACCACTAGATTCTATGCTGAATATCATCACAACCTCAGAACCACAGCCTACCATGCATATCACCATAGAACCACCACTGCCTTCTGAGAGTATTAACACAGAGTCAGAAACACAGCCCAAACAGAGAACTACCACACACTCAAAATCACAACCCACCACAAATATCATCCCACACTCAGGACCACAGCCCATTCAGAGAACCAGAGTAGCGCATTCAAAACCACAGCCTGCATTGAATACCACCACACAATCAGAACCACCCCAGCCCACACTAAATTcccccacaaacacactctcaaaaCAACAATCCACACAGAGTACCACCATACTCTCACAACCACAGCCCACCTCAAGCCTTGAGCAGCCAGGTCCAGTTACACTCAGACCCATagtcccagagtcacctctgagGTCATCAGGAGAGGTGAAAGGTCACGATGGCTCAAAGGAAAATAGTTCATCTTCCCTCAGTGCTGGAGGGTCCCAGTCAGGGACATCAGACTCAGACCAGCCCAAACAGACAGGTCCCCCAACCCGCAGGGCCCGTTTACCTAAACCCAAACCCAACTTGGGTCTCACCGCCAAAGCCACTACACGCTCTGCAGTCCAGGTACCAGAACGCAGGCCAAGGCCTGAAGTCCAGACACCAGAGGAAGCTGATGAGGTTCCCATGGAAATACAACAGATCCACCAAGTCTCCCCCCTTTGTGACATCATCGATACTACCCAG GAGGAAATACAACAGATTCACCAAGTCATCCCTCATCCAACCATAGAGGAGGGGCCtctcagacagagggaggggactgATATTGGACACGCCTCTCAGGTGGAATCAGGTTCTGAAGTGTCAGAGGGCTCAGAGCAACAGACAACCTCACAGACCAGGAGGAGCCACTTCCCTAAGGTCAAACCCAACCTGGGACGGGCTGCCAGGACCACACAACCCAAACAGACGACCACTACACTGTCAGAACCACCACAGACTACCACCACACTGTCAGAACCACCACAGACTACCACCACACTCTCAGAACCACAGCCCATTCAGAGAACCAGAGTAGCGCATTCAAAACCACAGCCTGCATTGAATACCACCACACAATCAGAACCACCCCAGCCCACACTAAATTcccccacaaacacactctcaaaaCAACAATCCACACAGAGTACCACCATACTCTCACAACCACAGCCCACCTCAAGCCTTGAGCAGCCAGGTCCAGTTACACTCAGACCCATagtcccagagtcacctctgagGTCATCAGGAGAGGTGAAAGGTCACGATGGCCGTAAGGGAAATACTTCCTCTTCCCTCAGTGCTGGAGGGTCCCAGTCAGGGACATCAAACTCAGACGAGCCCAAACTGACAGGTCCCCCAACCCGCAGGGCTCGTTTACCTAAACCCAAACCCAACTTGGGTCTCACCGCCAAAGCCGCTACGCACTCTGCAGTCCAGGTACCAGAAAGCAGGCCAAGGCCTGAAGTCCAGACACCAGAGGAAGCTGATGAGGTTCCCATGGAAATACAACAGATCCACCAAGTCTTCCCCCTTTGTGACATCATTGATACTACCCAG GAGGAAATACAACAGATTCACCAAGTCATCCCTCATCCAACCATAGAGGAGGGGCCtctcagacagagggaggggactgATATTGGACACGCCTCTCAGGTGGAATCAGGTTCTGAAGTGTCAGAGGGCTCAGAGCAACAGACAACCTCACAGACCAGGAGGAGCCACTTCCCTAAGGTCAAACCCAACCTGGGACGGGCTGCCAGGACCACACAACCCAAACAGACGACCACCACACTGTCAGAACCACCACAGACTACCACCACACTCTCAGAACCACAGCCCATTCAGAGAACCAGAGTAGCGCATTCAAAACCACAGCCTGCATTGAATACCACCACACAGTCAGAACCACCCCAGCCCACACTAAATTcccccacaaacacactctcaaaaCAACAATCCACACAGAGTACCACCATACTCTCACAACCACAGCCCACCTCAAGCCTTGAGCAGCCAGGTCCAGTTACACTCAGACCCATagtcccagagtcacctctgagGTCATcaggagaggtggaaggtcacGATGGCTCAAAGGAAAATAGTTCATCTTCCCTCAGTGCTGGAGGGTCCCAGTCAGGGACATCAGACTCAGACCAGCCCAAACAGACAGGCCCCCCAACCAGGAGGGCCCGTTTACCTAAACCCAAACCCAACTTGGGTCTCACCGCCAAAGCCGCTACGCGCTCTGCAGTCCAATTACCAGAAAGCAGGCCAAGCCCTGAAGTCCAGACACCAGAGGAAGCTGATGAGGTTCCCATGGAAATACAACAGATCCACCAAGTCTCCCCCCTTTGTGACATCATCGATACGACCCAG GAGGAAATGGAACAGATTCACCAAGTCATCCCTCTTACTGATGTCATTGATTCTACCCAG GGCGATATCTCTCTCTTTACGGAGGGAAGCTTTTTCTCGCAACAAAGTGATGCTGTCTTCATACAGCACTCAGAAACGTCTGTGTCGACTGCTCCGTTGGACCAGGCCCAGTCAGACCCGGATGAGCCTATATTCATCCTCTCCCTGACTGAAATCCCAGTGCTCCCCGCAGGGGAGGAGAATGGCTGCACATCCCAGACCCTCTCTGAGCCTTTCTTTTTTCTACCAGACGCAGGCGCTCAACTGCAGCAGAG caGTGATATTGTTGCCCCCGGAGGTAGTTTGGAGAAAGGGAATGCTGGTGTCCTCTGTGAAGTCCCTGAGCCTATGTCAGTGGATGAGGTCCTTCCTCAACCCTCATACACCAGTATCAAGGAAGTGGAGTCTGGCTCCACGGCGGGTCCAGTAGGTGTGTGTGCCTCGGCCAAACCCTCAGAAGACTCCATGGCTGATGCAGAGACTAGTGAGGACACGCATCCTCCTTCTAAGAAGAGGAAAGCgccagagagagccaggagaG ACAAACTGCAGGTGAGACCTAACACTGCAGTAAGGGAACAGACCAGTTGTTCGGCCCCTGCCAAGGAGGCTGTGTCACCCATTACCCCAGACCAGACACCCTCTTTGACCACTACCACCCTAGACACTTACCACCTCCCTGCCTCCAGTCCCCTGGCCCAGCCAGGCCCCTCCGTCACGGGAACTGCATCACAGCAGGGGACTGTGGGCTGTTTCGATCATACAGAGACCGAGCACACGCCGACTGGAGGGGAGGACAATAGTTCAGGGGCGGAGTCTCAGGCTGCCCGTCAAATTACACCGCTGGCTATGAGTGGCCCCTTGAGCAG GCCTGGTAGGAGACCCAGAGGATTCCTGTCTTTCATGTCCAATAAGAACGCCTCCCCTGTAGCTGCCCCCCCCCGAGGTACCAGAGCAGCCGCTCGGAGGCCCCAGGTCAACACCACCCGCCCAGGGGGGAAACGGGCTGCTCCTGCACCTTCCACCACAACCAGAACCATGCCTTCACCTCCCATAATGCAttacaccaccacccccactagGGCCACCAGAACCACCACTAAGCCAGATTTTTCCGCCAGGGTGACTCAGGAAAAACCCTCTGATGCCCTGGCCTTACACTCAGACCCAGAGCCCAGTACTTCCCTGTGTACTACAGCTACTGAG tcCTCTCAGGTGCCAGCCGCCCAGTCCAGTGCGTCTCCCTGTGTGGACAGCGGTTCAGCAGACGAGGAACCCATCAACGTGTCCCAGTACTTCTTCAGTGACATCTTCACCGAGGTCGAGGAGAATGAGGGAtga